The Ipomoea triloba cultivar NCNSP0323 chromosome 4, ASM357664v1 DNA segment TCCTTATTCCTCCACAATAATGCCAAACCTCCACTTAACCCCACTCTGTCCACATAAAATAATCCTTCAAAACCAAGTCGCACTCTTAACCTTTCTGCATGATCTCTCGTAACTTTAGTCTCCATTAAGAACCCAAAAATGGGTCGTGTTTTGGATACAATATCCACAACTTCCCGAACTGTCCGTGGACTACCCAAACCACGACAGTTCCAGCTAATAGTACTCATTGGGACGGGCGGGTCTGGGATCCAGAACCCGCCACATACAAGTTTTTTGGCCCGTCAAGAGCCATAGGTGTCAGACTAGTCTCTCCCAACCCATCATGCTCAACACCGCTTCGGCGACGTTTGAGATCCACCACCACCTCATTGTCTTCCTCATGAACGTCGTCCGTCGTAACCACCTCCTTACCCACCATGTTTTCCAGACCAACAATTGACTCATTACCAGTAACAAGCCAAGGTGACCGGACTATAGTATTTCCACGTCGCATCGGTGCTCTAAGCCACGCACCATAGGGATATTGTTCCGGAGCAATATTAGAATCCATCGCCTTGCTACAGAGTTTGTCCGTATGACCCAACATCCCACAGAAGAAACAAAAAGTGTGTAACCGTTCATATTTGAACATAATCCAAACACTAGTGCCCTCCCTAAGCTTCAGTTTCATCTTACGCCTCAACGGAACTTCAACTTTCAGAGCAACCCGGATCCTAATGTAACTACTATTCCATGAACCTCCAAAGTTGTTCGAATCAACCGCAATAAACCTCCCCATAAAATTGCCAATCTGTTCCAATACCTTCTCAAAGTCATATCCAAACGGCAGATCGTAGACCTGCACCCATATCAACACCTCATTAAGTTGGACTAGATTAGGTTGATCGCCCtgtttgatctgtttgcaaacAAGTGTGTGATTCTCGAACGCCCAGGGTCCCCCATCAATGACACGCTGCATATCTTTCGCATGGAAAAACTGGTACACAAACAAATTTGGCCGCACTTCAGTTATGCGTACCCCTCTTACCGGCGTCCACACAGTCGCCATAACATTCTACATGACCGCAAACTTGATCGGTTTATTCGTCAAAAATCTGCCAACCAGAGCCCATTGCAGATTCGGCGGTGCTTCCGTAACTCCGTCAACATCAGCATTTTGAACTTCAAAACTGACTTCCTCATCCTCAAGAGTAATATCTGCATAGCGATCCTCTAACTCTCGATCATCCATAGTAAGGACAAGTGAACGTAAAGATCGGATCAAGAACGAAAACAAACCAGATGACTAAGACACTGGACAAACCAGAGAGAGAAAACCCTAGAGAGAAACCCTAGGGAGAGCCGCTTTTTGAGTATGTAGCTTGAAAAGTAAGAGatacaataaaaaagaaaaggaaaattatgATAAGGTAACAAAAATCTTAAAATGTATGATCCATATATTACTCACGAAATCAATGTATATATTACAGGGAAGAAGGAAGTGAGATTTACCATGATAATTACTATTTACTATAAATAAacttaggcaattatattaataattaattatatattaaggtataatattatttctaatataattaaggtataatattagaaataatattataccttaattataaaaatatgtatatagattatcataaaatGACCATAATAATTACTCAAAAGAAGGGATGAAGTGAtgataattaccataaataattattaggaaattatattaataattaattattaagacaagtataattattttatactaataatattataacttaagtataacaaaaaaaaaaaaatatatagaataccataataataatacaaaagaagggaatgataatttattttgtattaataatattataccgtatgtataaaataattatattaggcaataaggttaataaataattagtatTTTCGTACATTAATTTTGACCAGTTAGTACATAGAATTATTTTGAtaattgtaatattattataccttagttaatatatatatatatatatatatatatatatatatatatatatatatataattgtattcaTGTGAGAACTAATATATTATGAAGGATTATGAGGACTATTTGTGTACGTTGGATTATTATATTGGATGGTCCAAGAAGAATGTTAATTTTGGTGGTGTTTTGGATCATTCATGTTATTCTCAGGCTGGGgggttatttttttcttttgatataGTATTTTATTTATGGAATATTTAGATTGGCAGTCCCCGTGTATTTAGTTAGGTTTTTAATTGCTCGAAGATAGTGGTAGTTAGACAATTTATCTTCTCCCCAGTCCTCATGTCGTCTCCTCTACAGTCCTCACGTCGGTTCGATTGGCAGCCTTGATGTTTCATTGATGGTTCTTCTCTCATCGTCGGAGTTGGTGTTGCTGTGCATTTGAGTTCTACTTCCGTGGAGGCCGTCGTCgttttgtttggttgtttcgaCGAATCTTTACTTTTTGGGCAGAGGAAGCGGTGCATGTGGCCAGGGTTGTCGTAGCTGTAGTCGAAGGGTGTAACAATGGCAGATGTCGGTGGTTCCCATTGTCGATCTAGGCGCTCCGGTCAAGAGTCAGTGCCGGCGAGGAGAGGTAGGCTTTGTCCGGccttttttaaaactttttttcaTATAGTTATTCTTCTTGTCGGGGTTGGGGGATGTTGATGGGGTTTTCCGGTGGGTTTATTGGCTGTTATGAGCGCCGTTGGTAGGCGTGGGGGGAGTTTCAATATGTGCTTCGGGTTATAGTGTGTGACTCAGTTTATAAATTTAAACCATATACAAAAAGTTAAACAGAAATCAATTGTGTAGTTATGTTTGATTACCTAATCAGTCTTTtctgtttttttaattattattgttaattgttaatttagaagtattgttttttttactgTTTTGAATGTTGTGTGCCACGTTTGAGTTCAGTGTGTGCCATGTTTTGTTACGATGCGTGCCTCTGttaggggtgttagcgaacagagctttcgacaaactactcgtgtttgtgctcggtaagcgttcgtttatgttcgtttattaagttaaacaaacattaacaaacaaaatttagagatCGGTTCATAAACGAACATAGTCTAAAcaatggtaagctcgtttgctaagagatcgtgaacaagctcgtttgtggtCGATTAATAATGTTtacgaacaagctcgtttagtgtttgtttaataatgATAGCGAACAAGCTcattaataatgttcgcgaacatgttcacacacacacacataatgttcgaacgaattgtgatcatgaacatatgcaggtgtttggttattcaTTATTCATGAACGTGATTGTTAACGAACATGTGTGTGAACTTGTTCGTTAACGAAGACGTTCgtgaacattaacaaacactaatgaacgcttaacaaacgaacacgattTTCAAAAATCTCAATAAACAAACACTAACAGTCCATAATCCTTTACAAACGAACACCCTATGTTCgtttatgtttggttcattaaCGGCCCTAGCCTCTGTTGATTATTTTGTGATACTCCAGATAATTTGgtatgtagttgttttatttatttatttttgttaacatTGCTACGCTTCCATGTTTTTCACCATttgcttctttttgttttttcagaAATTGTTGTTGTCTGGGTCTTTCACTTCTCTTACTGATACCGTTAAGTATGAGTTCTACCTTCATTTGGAAACGAAGAT contains these protein-coding regions:
- the LOC116016045 gene encoding uncharacterized protein LOC116016045 encodes the protein MDDRELEDRYADITLEDEEVSFEVQNADVDGVTEAPPNLQWALNVMATVWTPVRGVRITEVRPNLFVYQFFHAKDMQRVIDGGPWAFENHTLVCKQIKQGDQPNLVQLNEVLIWVQVYDLPFGYDFEKVLEQIGNFMGRFIAVDSNNFGGSWNSSYIRIRVALKVEVPLRRKMKLKLREGTSVWIMFKYERLHTFCFFCGMLGHTDKLCSKAMDSNIAPEQYPYGAWLRAPMRRGNTIVRSPWLVTGNESIVGLENMVGKEVVTTDDVHEEDNEVVVDLKRRRSGVEHDGLGETSLTPMALDGPKNLYVAGSGSQTRPSQ